The nucleotide window GGCGCACTCCTGCCACTTGGCGTCGTCGTCGCCGCACAGGTCGGCGAGCATCTGCATGGCCATCGGGGTGTGCTGTTCGCCGTCGACCTCGATGTGCCGCTCCAGGTAGTCGACAAAGGTGTGCAGCCGGTTGCTGTGCTCGTTGACCGAGACGACCTGGGTGAACATGTCCGGGATCAGGTCCTCCCGGCCGAACGCGAAGGCCGCGGCCTGGCAGTGCACCGGGGTGGACTCGATGATCTGCCAGGTGGTCGCGGCGAACCTCGCCGACGCCTCCGGCACCCCGGCCTCGGCGAGCGCCTCGGTGACCGGCCGGCCGGCGCGCAGCAGGTCGATGAGGGCGTTCACCGCCGTGGTGTCCGCGCCGGCCTCGGCCATGCCCTGCACGTACAGCTCGAAGTGGCTGATGTAGCCGCCGCCCAGCTCGTCGCTCTCCTCGACCATGACGATGTCGTTGATGAGGCGGCGGCTACCGGTCGGGCCGGTCGGGACCCACGGCACGGTGACGCAGGTCAGCTGCCGCTGCAGCGACTTCAGCAGGGACATGAAGTCCCAGACCGCGAAGACGTGGTGCTGCATGAAGGTGACAAGCGCCTCGTGGGTGTCGAGGTTGACGTAGAGCGGGTGCTTGACCACGGCGTCGCGCCGGTCGGTCACCGCCCGCTCCAACCGCTCGATGCCCGGGTGCGTCTTACCCCAGTCGTACCGTGACATGTCAGCCTCCCTGCTGGGCGCGGTGGCGCCAGATGATCGGGCAGTAGTCGGGGTCCGCGTGGTCCGGCCGCCCGTCGTGGGTGCGGCGGACCAGCACGTCGTGGTTGTACGCGGGGTGCGGCATCGATCACCCCCTCGGCTCGGCGACGCGGGCCAGCAGCAGGCTCACGTTCTGGCCGCCGAACCCGAACGAGTTGGTGACCGCGTACTCCAGGTCGGCCTTGCGGGGTGTGCCACGGATGTGGTCCGCCGGGCAGGCCGGATCCGGATCGTCCAGGTGGTACGTCGGCGGCAGCAGCCCTCGGCCGAGCGCCATCGCGGTGGCCGCCGCCTCCAGCACCCCGGAGGCGCCGAGCAGGTGCCCGCTGAGCGCCTTGGTGGAGCTGACCGGCACACCGCCGACGCCGAAGACGTTGGCCAGGGCGGTGGTTTCGGCGATGTCACCGAGCTTCGTGCCGGTGCCGTGCGCGTTGACGTAACCGACGGCCGCCGCCGGCACACCGGCGCTGCGCAGCGCCCGGCGGATGCTGGCCGCCGCGCCGGCGCCGTCCGGGCGGGGCGCGGTCGGGTGGTACGCGTCGGTCGTCGCTCCGAAGCCGGCCACCTCGGCGTACCCGGTGACGCCCCGTGCCGCGGCGTGCTCGGCGCGTTCGAGTACCAGCAGCGCGGCGCCCTCGGACAGGACGAACCCGCTGCGGGAGGTGTCGAACGGCCGGCTCGCCCGGCTCGGGTCGGTGCCGGCGCGCGCCAACGCCCGCGCGTTGCCGAAGGTGTCGGCGAAGGTCGGGAAGAGCGGCGCCTCGCTGGCCCCGCAGAGCACCACGTCGACCTCCCCGGTCGCGATGAGCCGCACCCCGTCGGCGATCGCCTGGGCACCGGAGGCGCAGGCGGTGCCGACCGACGAGCTGTAGCCCCGGATGCCGTGCGCGATGGCGATCCGCGCCGCCGGCATGTTCGGCAGGATCCCGGTGAGCAGGTACGGGCTGACGGCCGACCGACCCCGGGCCGCCCGGGCCAGCACCTGCGACTCCAGGGTGGCCATCCCCCCGACCCCGCCGACGATCACACCGATCCGGTCGGGGTCGACGTCGCGGCCCACCTCGATGCCGGCGTCGGCCAGGGCGTCGGCGGCGGCCAGCAGGGCGAGAACGACGACCCGGTCCAGCACCCGGGTCTCCGGCCCGGACATGACGGTCCGCGGGTTGATGTCGGGCAGCAGGCCGGCGACGTCCAGCGACTCCCTCGCCGGATGCCCCTCCGGTGGGCGGGTCAGCCCGGACCGGCCGGTGGTCAACGCGTCGAAGGTCTCCTCGACGCCCCGCCCGACCGGCGTGAACAGACCCATACCCGTGATGAAGGCGGTCATGAGTTCGCCTCGGTGAGGTAGCGCTCGCGCAGGACCACCTTGCGGACCTTGCCGGTCACGGTGACCGGGATGTCGGCGGAGCGCACCGGCACGACCCGGCGCAGCGTCGCGCCGACGTCCGGGCCGAGGGCGGCGCGGACCCGCTCGGTGCGGTCCTCGGCCTCGTCGGCGCCCGCGGTCAACTCCAGCAGCACGTCGGTGACCACCGCGCCGGCCTCGGCGACGATCACCACAGTGCAGTCGGTGACGTCCGGGCAGGCGGCGAGGATCCGTTCCTCGGACAGCGCTGTGTAGAAGTGCCGCCCGGCACCGGCGTCGACCGAGTCGACCGCCCGGTCCAGGTGGTAGTAGCGGCCGTCGGCGTCGGCGCGGACCAGGTCACCTGTGAGGTACCAACCGCGCTGGCGGAAGCGGTGGGTGGTGACCGAGTCGTTCCAGTAGCCCCGGAACAGCGACGGCGAGTCGATGCCCAGGAAGCCCACCTCGCCGACCGGCACCGGTTCGCCGTCGGCGTCGAGGACCGCGACCTTGGCGAACTGGTACGGGCGGCCGATGCAGCGGCCGTACCTGTCGGTGTCGGCGCGGTGGGTGATGTGGAACATCGAGTGCCCCATCTCGCTGGAACCCAGCCCGTCGATGAAGACCGAACCGGGCACCTTCGCCACCCCGTCCCGGGTGACCGTGTCGTGCCAACCGACCGCGACGAGGCGGCGGATGTGCGGTTCGTGCGAGGCGTCACCCGTGTTGAACCACAGCCGCACCGAGTCCAGGTCGTACCCGGACAGGTCGAAGCGGGCCAGCTCCACCCAGGTGACCGAGAAGCCGAACACCCCGTCGGGGCGCCAGCGTTGGATCGCGTCCAGCACCCGCTCGCCGCCCTGCTCGGACAGCAGGAACATCTGCGCGCGGTTGCCCAGCGCCTGGTTGACCATCAGCACCGTGGCGGTGTGTGGCGCGGGCAGCGCGTTGAGGATCCGGGTGGTGCCCTGCGCCTGCGGCATGGTGAGCAGGTGCCGGGTGGCCGCGAAGAGGCTGGCGTGCGAGTGCAGCACCGCCTTGGGCACCCCGGTCGTACCGGAGGTGTGGGTGATCACGATCGGGTCGTCCGGGTGGTGCCGGTAGTGCGCCGGGGCCGTGGCCGGGTCACCCGTGCCGGCCTGCGCGGGGGTGCCGAGCAGCGGTACGCCCAGGTCGTGCCCGGCCAGCAGCGCGGTGTGCGCGTCGTCGGCCAGCACACCGACGCCCCGCAGGCGGCGGATGTACTCGGCGGCGATCTCCGGGCGGAGTTTGCCGTTCATCAGCGCCGGGATCGCCCCGAGCCGGGCCAGCGCCAGGAAGCTGAGCACCATGTCGGCGGCGGCGGTGGCCCAGACGGCGACCGGGTCGCGGGGGCGTACCCCGCGCTCGTGCAGCCAGGCGGCGCGGGCGGCGACCCGCTCGTCGAGCCGCCCCAGCGTCAGTGGCGTCTCGGCGGGGTGCCCGTCGACGGCGGTGTCGAAGGTCAGGCCGGGCCCGTCCGGGTCGGCGCCGTGCGCCAGTACCCGGGCCAGCACGTTGCCCGCACCCAGCTCGGTGTCGGCGGCCAGTGTGCCGCGCAGTCCCCGTGTCCTCATGGTCGTGCTCCTCCCCCCAGCAGCACCGCGACCGCCTCGGTCGGCCGGTCGGGTGCCTGTTCGATCAGGATCAGCAACACCTCGTCGGCGTCACCGTCGTCGCGCAGCAGGTCGGCCTCGGCGACCCCGTCGGTGTACGGGTCGCCGGTCGGGCTGAGACAGACCACCGGGCCACGCAGGCCCCAGCGGGCCGCGAGGTGCCCGGCGACGCTGTTGGGCACGGACTGGAAGAAGAACAGCGGGCCGATCCGCCCGCCGGTCTCGACGGTGGCCCGTACGTGCTGGGCGCTGGCGAGGTCTCCGCTGGCGCTGACCAGCACGATCCCGGTCCGCACCCCGGCGGGCACTCCCTCCGGCCCGTACCCCCGACGCAGACACCGCTCGGCGACGGTCACCACCACGGGCGCGAAGTCCGAGTGCACGAACCCCGGCACCCTCGCCACCGCGCCGTCACCTTCAGGCCACCAGGCCCGCGCCCTCTCCCCCGGCGATCTTGCGGTTTCGGTCGTCGGTTTGGGCGCTTGGTCGGATTCGTCGGGACAGAAAGTGCAAGATCGTGGGGATTCGGGGGCGGTCATCGGACGCCGACCAGGAGAGCGGTGTTGGCGCCACCGAAGGCGGCGTTGAGGGTCAGGGCGTGGGTTGCCGTCGTCCTCTGGGGACGGTCGGTCACCACGTTCACCGGGCAGGACTCGTCGGGGCCCAGCCAGCCCGCGTTGACCGGCAGCTCACCGTGGCGCAGCGCAAGCGCGGTGACCACCAGTTCGAGGAGCCCGGACGCCTCCAGCGCGTGCCCGTGCACCGACTTCGTGGAGCTGACCGGGACCCTCGTGGCGTGCCCGTCGAGGGCCCGGCGCAGTGCGGCCGCCTCGGCGGCGTCGCTCTGCGCGGTCCCTGTGGCGTTGGCGTTGACGTAGCCGACGGCCTGCGGTGGCAGCCCGGCCCGGCGCAGCGCGCCGTCGACCGCGCGGGCCAGCCCGGTGCCACCGGGCTCCGGCTGGCAGGGATGGAACGCGTCACCGGACCGTCCCCAACCGGCCACGGTGGCCACCGGATCAACACCGCGTCGTCGGCCGGTGCTCGACTCCAGCACCACCGCGGCCACCCCGTCACCCAGCAGCAACCCCCGGCGGCCAGCGCTGAACGGGCGGACCGCACCGTCGACCGCGAGGGCGCGACCGGCGTCGAAGAGCGCGAACTGGTCCGGCTCCACCAGGTAGCCGGCCGCGACCACCACCCGTTCGACCTCTCCCCGGGTGATCTGGGCTGCGGCGTCGGCCACCGCCGTGCTCGCCGAGACGCAGGCGCTGGTGTAGACCCGGGTGTGACCCGAGAGCCCACATCGGGTGGCGAGCTGACCGGCGAGCACGGTCGGGGTCGGACCCGCACCCGGGGTCGGGCCGCCGTGCACGGCGAGCAGCAGGGCGCACCCCGTGCGCTGCGCGCGGTTCAGGCCGGCCGCCCGGCAGGCCGCGTCGATCGCGAAGGCCAGTTCGTCGGGGAGCGTGCCGACCTCGGGCAGGGTGGCCGCCACGGTGACCCGGCGGGCGGCGGTGTCGAATCGGCCCACCGGCCCGAACGCCGGCACACCGGCCAGCACACCGGCGAGCTGCGCGTCGGCGCCCCGCCCGAGGGCGCTGACGGCGTGCATGCCGGTGAGCTGGGCGACACGCGCCTCAATCATCTGCGGAGGCGGTCAGCGACGCCCGCAGCACCACCAGGGCGTCATCCACGGTACGGATGCGGGCCAGGTCGTCGTCGGCGAGGTCGAGCCGGCGTTCGTAGCGCTGTTCGACGAGGTGCACCAGCCAGGCAAGCTCCATCGAGCCGATTCGGTCGGACACCTCGGCAGCCGGTTTCGCGGCGAGTTCGGCGAGCATGGTCATCAGGTCAGCTCGCCCCAGATCGGGCTGACCGCCCATCAGGCTCTGTCGCTCGTCGCCTCGGTGACGCGATTGGCGACCATTGTGGTGAACTCCCCCACCGTCATCAGGGCCAACTGCTCCGACTCGTCGTCGGCGAACGTCAGGCCGAAACGGTCCTCGACCCGGACGGCCAGGTCGGCCAGTGCGAGAGACTCCAGGTCGACGCCGGAGGGGCCGAGTGTGGTGTCGTCGTCGAGCCCTTCGACGTCGTAGTTCATGTCGGCGAGCTGCTCGACGACGAAGGCGTGGACCTCGGCTCTCATGGATACCCTCTCTGCGTGGCTCAGCTGACGGCGTCCGGTCGGGACACCGCCTACGTGTGGGTCGGCCGGGACACCGGCGGTCAGCCGGATCCGGCCGCTGTGCTGCTCCGCCCGCTGCCGGCGCTCGCGCCTGTCGACGTCGAGGTGGCGCAGTGGCCCGCTCACGGGTTGACCGCCGAGCGCAGCACGTCGATCGAGCGGACCAGCTTGCCGGTGGTGGTGCGGGGCAGCTGGTCGAGCAGGTGCAGCGCCCGGGGGCGTTTGTAGCCGGCCAACCGTTCGGCAAGGAGCTTGTCCAGCGTGTCCTCCGACAGTGGGCCGTCGGGTTGGACGTACGCGGTGATGCCGTCGTCCCAGAGCACCACCGCGGCGGCCACCCCGGTCAGCCCGGCGACGGTGGCCTCCACCTCGGTCAGGTCGACCTTCATCCCACCGACGGAGACCTGCGAGTCGAGTCGACCGCGCACCGTGACCAGGCCGGTGTCCTCATCGACGGTGCCGGCGTCGCGGGTGTGCAGCCAACCGTCGGACCAGCGAGACGGGTCACTCAGCCCGACGTACGGCGACGCCGGGCAGGACACCCACAGCTCACCGCCGGACTCGCGGACCTCGATGCCGGGCGCCGGGGTGATCGACGGGCGGTGCGCCCCGTACAGGTCGGTGCCGATCACCCCGACCTCGGTCATCCCGTACATGTTGCCCAGGGGCACCCCGTACCGGTCGGTGAACGCCCGGGCGACGGCGGCCGGCACCAGTTCGCCGCCGGTGGTCATCCGTCGCAGCTGCGGCAGTGGACGGGCCGGTCGGGTGGAGGCGAGCAGTCCGATGTGGAACGGCACACCGAGCACGGTGGCGGGCGTGGTGTCGGCGGTGATCGCGGCCAGCACGGCGTCGCCGCTGAGCCGCTCCGGCGGAACCAGCTCGACCCCGGCGTGCAGCCCGTAGAGCAGGCCACCGACCAGGCCGAGCACGTGCACCATCGAGGGCAGCAGGATGATCCGCTCGCCGGGGAGCGCCACCCCGTCGATCCGGGTGTAGCGGTGCACCTCGGCGACCAGGTCCGCGGCGGTACGGCCGATCACCTTGGACGGGCCGGTGGAGCCGGAGCTGAGCTGGATCACGGCGTGGCCGCTGACCGCCGGACGGTCGGCGTACCGTGTGACTCCCTCGGTGACGTCGACGAAGATCTTCAGCGCGCCGCCACCGGTCCGCAACGGGGCGACCACCACCTGCGGGGTCAACCGGGCCAGCGCGCGATCCACCTCGTGGTCGGTGAGCCGGTGGTCGAGCAGGATCGCCTGCCCCCCGGCGCGCCAGGTGGCCAGCAGGTTCACCACGTACGCAAGTGAGGGTGGCAACCGCAGCGCCGCGGCGCCGCCGGGGCGCAGTCCGGCGGCGGTGAGGCGGTCCTGCGCGGCGGTGACCAACCGGTGCAGGGTGGCCCGGTCGATGGGTTCGGGCAGACGCAGACAAACGTCGGTCGGGTGGCCGGCGAACAGGACTTCGTCCACCCATCCGGGGGCTGTCGCCGTAAGATTTTCCGCCACCACTACCGTTCACCGCCCAGCATCAAAGAGGGCGAATCCGCCCATCACGTACGCTTGTCGGGGTGCTGCGGGGAACCATACGACGCCCACAGGGTCATTGCTAGATGCGAATGGATGGATCAAAAGAAGCGGCCGGCCGGATTGCCGACAGCCCGTTCGGCGGACAGGATCGGGCGGCCGATTCGGCAGAGCGTCACCGAGGCATGACGCCTCGTACAACCGTCGCGCGGCCCCAGCCGGACGGCCGATGGCATCATGGTCACCGGGTGGCGCGTGCTAGCTCGGTTTGATGCTGGCCAGTTGGACGAGCAGCTGCACCAGCCGGTACGCCTCGGCGAAATCGACGGCGTGGAAGGCGACCGTCCGGCCGCCGCCGACGCGGGTCACACCCGGCACCAGAGTTGCGAGGTCGACCATGTACGGGCCGTACAGGTCGACCTCGACGTCCAGCGGCCCGGCCAGCTTCGTCGGGGATACCGAGGCACGCCGGGCGATGGCCTCGGCGGCAGCGTGGCGCAGCCGCTCCCGTGCCTCCTGCGGATGTAGAGCCACCGCGGCGGCCTGACCCAGGGTCTGCTTGACGGCAACGGTGATCGCCGAGGGCACCAGCTCACTGAATTCCGTGCAGGCGGTGTCGTCTCCGCTGAGCAGGACGACCGGCGCGTCGAGGTGTCCCGCCATGGCGACGTTGAGGCCGATCTCGCCCAGCGATCGTCCGGCCACCCGCACGTCGAGGATGGCGTCACTTATCGTGTGGGCGAGGACGGCGGGCCCGGCACCGGCCCGAGCGTGATAGCCGACGAGCAGAACGGCGTCCGTGTGCTCGTCCAGCCCTGCGAGCATGCCCAGCGGGCGGGGTTTGCCTCGCACGAGGTAAGCACGCCGGTCAAGGTCCTCCGGCAGGATGTTCCGAAACGTTCCATGTGCGTCGGCGACCCACACCACCGCGTCGGGTTCGGCATCGAGAACCCCGGCGATCACCGCGTTCGCCTCGGCGGTCATCAACGCCCGGCCGCGCTCGTAGTCGTACCGGTCGGGATTCGTCTCGGCGGGATGCACGATCCCCGAGATGCCCTCCAGGTCCACCGAGATCAGCACCTTCATGGCTACCTGACCCTACGCGCACTTTCCCCAATGTCGACCCCGCGCGGCGCAGGGCAGAGCCCCACCCCGTCCCGCCGCGCCGCGCCGCGCCGATCTTGCACTTTCTGTCGCCGAGACGCGTTAAATGCCCTCTATGTCGCGACAGTAAGTGCAAGATCGCGGGGCGGGTCCGTCGATCATGGAGTTGTGTGCCTTGCTTGTCCCGGTGAGGGGCACTTTGTCACCCACCACAACTCCATGATCGACGGGGGCAGGGCAGGGCAGGGCAGGGCGGGGCGGGGCGGGGCGGGGCAGGGGCGGAACCGTCAGGGCAGGGCTGGTGTTTGGGCGTGGATGTGGAAGCGCAGCGAACGGGCGTCGGTGAAGCACTCCCGCATCGGGCGTACCAGCTCCCGATGCTCGGGACTGCGTTCCCAGTCTTCGAAGTCGGCAAGGCTCGCCCACTCGCTGGTGATCAACCACTGCTCCGGGTCGGTCGCCGACCGGCACACCTGGTCGACCAGGTGCCCCGGCACGCCGCCGGCGACCAGGTGCCGCACCTGTTCGTACGCGGCGAGGAACTGCTCGGTGCGCGGCGCCGGCACCCGTACCAGGAAGACCACCCGCGCTCGTTTGTCGCTCATGACGCCTCTCCCCTCATCGGCGCGGCCCCGCGCAGGACCAGCGCGCTGTTGAACCCGTCGAAGCCCCGCGCGCAGACCAACGCCAGCCGGCTGCGCGGCCGGCGGTGTTCCCGCAGGAAGTCCAGCTCGCAGCCCTCGGCCACCTCGTCCGGCCCCGCCGACGCGGGCAACGTGTCGTGGGCGAAGGCCAGCAGCGCGGTGGCCACGTCCAATGCCGAGCCGCCCTGGTACGCCCGACCGGTAAGCGGTTTCTGCGTGGTCACCGGGGGCGGCCGGTCGGCGAACACGGCGCGCAACGCCTCGGCCTCGCTGCGGTCGTAGCGGCGCACGCCGAGCGCGTCGGGCAGCACCACGTCGATTCCGGCCGCGGCGACGCCCGCCCGGTCCAGGGCCAGGCGCATCGCCCGCGCGTACTGGGCCGGGTCGCCGCTGCTCTCCGCCGTGGTGTGCGCGGCGTCGTGGGTGGAGCCCCAACCGCTCACCTCGCCGTAGACCCGGGCGCCCCGAGCCAGCGCGTGCCCCAGCTCCTCCACCACGAACACCGCTCCCCCCTCGGCCGGCAGGTAGCCGCTGGCCGTGGCGTCGAACGGCCGGTACGCCCGCTCCGGGTCGGCCACGTCGCTGAGCAACCCGGAGCGCAGCTGGCAGGCCAGCGCGTACGGGCTCAACGGGCACTCGGTGGCGCCGGCGATCACGACCGGGGTGCCCCGACGTACCGCGCGGGCGGCGTGCGCCAGGCTGTCCAGCCCGCCGGCCGCCTCCGCGACCAGCACCCCGCTCGGGCCCTTGAACTGGTGGTGGATGGAGAGCTGCCCGACGCTGGCCGCGTAGAACCAGGCGATCGACTGGTACGCCCCGACGGTCCGCGACGTGCCGCCCCACAGCCGTTGCAGCTCCCGCTGACCGAACAGGTTGCCCCCGGACGAGCTGGCCAGGGTCATCGCGTAGCCGTACGGGTCGGGGGCCCGGTCGGGCAGGCCGGCGTCGGCCAACGCCAGCCGGGTGGCGGCGAAGCCGAGGTGCGTCCACCTGTCGGTCTGCACCAGTTGTCGACTGTCGGCGTACGAGTCGGCGGTGAAGCCGGGCACCTCCCCGCCGAAGCGGGTCGGATAGCCGGACGGGTCGAACAACGTGATCGGCCCGGTCCGGCGGGTGCCGGCGAGGACCGTGCGCCAGTGCGCGTCCGCGCCGATGCCGCTCGGCGCGACCACGCCGATGCCGGTCACCACGGCACGAGCGACCTCGGCGCTCACGCCAGCACTCCGCTTCGCTCCGCGCCGGCGCGAGACGCCACGCTGCTGTGCCCGATGGTTCGCTCGCTACGCTCGCTCACGCCAGCACCGCGCCGAGCATCCGACGGAAGACCATCGCCGACTGGAAACCTCCGAACCCGCTGCCCACCGAGAGGGCAACGTCCACCGGGACCTCCCGCGCCTCATTGGGTACGTAGTCCAAATCGCACTCCGGGTCCCGGGTACTCCAGTTCGCCGTCGGCGGCACCACACCGAACTCGATGGCGAGGGCGCACGCGGCCATCTCGATGGACCCGATCGCGCCGAGCGAGTGCCCGACCATCGACTTGATCGAGCTGATCGGTATTTGGTACGCGGCCTGGCCCAGCGCCCTCTTGAACGCGGCCGTCTCGTGTCTGTCGTTCTGCCGGGTACCCGAGCCGTGCGCGCTGATGTAGGAGACCTGCTCGGGCAGGATCCTGCCCTGCTTGAGCGCGTCGGTGACGGCGAGGCCCATCTCCAGCCCGTCCGGGCGCAGCCCGGTCATGTGGTAGCCGTTGCTGCGGCTGGCGTAGCCGGCCACCTCGCAGTAGATGTGCGCCCCCCGCCGCCGGGCGTGCCCGGCCTCCTCCAGCACCAGCACCGCCCCGCCCTCGGCCAGCACGAACCCGTGCCGGTCGGCGTCGAACGGGCGGGAGGCGTGTGCCGGGTCGTCGTTGTCCGGGCTGGTCGCCTTGATCGCGTCGAACGACGCGACAGTGACCGGCGAGATCGGCGAGTCGGACGCGCCGGCCAGCATCACGTCCGCCTCACCGTCCACGATCATCTGGTGGGCGTACCCGATGGCGTCGATGCCGGAGGTGCAGCCGGTGGAAACCACCTGCGCCGGGCCGTGCAACCCGTGCCGGCAGGCCACGTCCGCCGCGAGGCTGCTGGGCACCAGCGCCTGATAGAGGTACGGGCCACCGCGCGCCCCGTCCACCAGCCAACGCCGGCCGTGCTCGCTCACTGTGACGTACTCCTGCTCCAACGCCATCGTTCCGCCGACCGCCGTGCCCAGCACCACCCCGGCCCGGTCCCGTTCCGCGTCGGTGAGCACCAACTGAGCGTCGGCCACCGCCTCGGCGGAGCAGGCCAGCGCGAACTGCACGTACCGGTCGGCCCGGCGTCGCTCGGCCTCGCTGAGCCCCGCCGCGACCGGGTCGAAGTCGCACTCCCCGGCGATCTGGGACCGGAACGCCGACGGGTCGAAGAAGCTGATCCGCCGGGTGGCGGTCCGCCCCTCGGTGATGGTCTTCCAGAAGCGGTCCCGGCTGGCGCCGCCCGGGGCGACCACCCCAATCCCGGTCACCACCGTGCGGCGCCCCGTCATCGCGCCACCTCTGTTCGCGACTGCGGGGCTCGCAAACCCGGCTCACTCCTCGCGCTCACGACGACCCGCCCCGCTGTTCGACAAGCTCGGTGTCGACGTGACCCAACTCGGGCCGGGGGGCGAGGGGGCCCAGGTGGAAGACCACCTCGGCCGGTTCGACGCCGGTGTTGCGCAGTCGGTGCCGCACGTTCACCGGTACGAACAGTCCCTCGCCGGCGGCCAGCAACGTCGGCTGGTCGTCCAGGTCGACGGTGATCGCACCCCGCACCAGGTACAGGAACTCCTCGCTGTACGGGTGGTAGTGCTCGGCGATCCGCTCCC belongs to Micromonospora ureilytica and includes:
- a CDS encoding DUF3050 domain-containing protein — translated: MSRYDWGKTHPGIERLERAVTDRRDAVVKHPLYVNLDTHEALVTFMQHHVFAVWDFMSLLKSLQRQLTCVTVPWVPTGPTGSRRLINDIVMVEESDELGGGYISHFELYVQGMAEAGADTTAVNALIDLLRAGRPVTEALAEAGVPEASARFAATTWQIIESTPVHCQAAAFAFGREDLIPDMFTQVVSVNEHSNRLHTFVDYLERHIEVDGEQHTPMAMQMLADLCGDDDAKWQECADTVNTALAARARLWDDILAAIKGPA
- a CDS encoding beta-ketoacyl-[acyl-carrier-protein] synthase family protein, with the protein product MTAFITGMGLFTPVGRGVEETFDALTTGRSGLTRPPEGHPARESLDVAGLLPDINPRTVMSGPETRVLDRVVVLALLAAADALADAGIEVGRDVDPDRIGVIVGGVGGMATLESQVLARAARGRSAVSPYLLTGILPNMPAARIAIAHGIRGYSSSVGTACASGAQAIADGVRLIATGEVDVVLCGASEAPLFPTFADTFGNARALARAGTDPSRASRPFDTSRSGFVLSEGAALLVLERAEHAAARGVTGYAEVAGFGATTDAYHPTAPRPDGAGAAASIRRALRSAGVPAAAVGYVNAHGTGTKLGDIAETTALANVFGVGGVPVSSTKALSGHLLGASGVLEAAATAMALGRGLLPPTYHLDDPDPACPADHIRGTPRKADLEYAVTNSFGFGGQNVSLLLARVAEPRG
- a CDS encoding class I adenylate-forming enzyme family protein, producing MRTRGLRGTLAADTELGAGNVLARVLAHGADPDGPGLTFDTAVDGHPAETPLTLGRLDERVAARAAWLHERGVRPRDPVAVWATAAADMVLSFLALARLGAIPALMNGKLRPEIAAEYIRRLRGVGVLADDAHTALLAGHDLGVPLLGTPAQAGTGDPATAPAHYRHHPDDPIVITHTSGTTGVPKAVLHSHASLFAATRHLLTMPQAQGTTRILNALPAPHTATVLMVNQALGNRAQMFLLSEQGGERVLDAIQRWRPDGVFGFSVTWVELARFDLSGYDLDSVRLWFNTGDASHEPHIRRLVAVGWHDTVTRDGVAKVPGSVFIDGLGSSEMGHSMFHITHRADTDRYGRCIGRPYQFAKVAVLDADGEPVPVGEVGFLGIDSPSLFRGYWNDSVTTHRFRQRGWYLTGDLVRADADGRYYHLDRAVDSVDAGAGRHFYTALSEERILAACPDVTDCTVVIVAEAGAVVTDVLLELTAGADEAEDRTERVRAALGPDVGATLRRVVPVRSADIPVTVTGKVRKVVLRERYLTEANS
- a CDS encoding beta-ketoacyl synthase chain length factor — encoded protein: MARVPGFVHSDFAPVVVTVAERCLRRGYGPEGVPAGVRTGIVLVSASGDLASAQHVRATVETGGRIGPLFFFQSVPNSVAGHLAARWGLRGPVVCLSPTGDPYTDGVAEADLLRDDGDADEVLLILIEQAPDRPTEAVAVLLGGGARP
- a CDS encoding beta-ketoacyl-[acyl-carrier-protein] synthase family protein, whose protein sequence is MIEARVAQLTGMHAVSALGRGADAQLAGVLAGVPAFGPVGRFDTAARRVTVAATLPEVGTLPDELAFAIDAACRAAGLNRAQRTGCALLLAVHGGPTPGAGPTPTVLAGQLATRCGLSGHTRVYTSACVSASTAVADAAAQITRGEVERVVVAAGYLVEPDQFALFDAGRALAVDGAVRPFSAGRRGLLLGDGVAAVVLESSTGRRRGVDPVATVAGWGRSGDAFHPCQPEPGGTGLARAVDGALRRAGLPPQAVGYVNANATGTAQSDAAEAAALRRALDGHATRVPVSSTKSVHGHALEASGLLELVVTALALRHGELPVNAGWLGPDESCPVNVVTDRPQRTTATHALTLNAAFGGANTALLVGVR
- a CDS encoding acyl carrier protein; this translates as MGGQPDLGRADLMTMLAELAAKPAAEVSDRIGSMELAWLVHLVEQRYERRLDLADDDLARIRTVDDALVVLRASLTASADD
- a CDS encoding acyl carrier protein encodes the protein MRAEVHAFVVEQLADMNYDVEGLDDDTTLGPSGVDLESLALADLAVRVEDRFGLTFADDESEQLALMTVGEFTTMVANRVTEATSDRA
- a CDS encoding class I adenylate-forming enzyme family protein translates to MDEVLFAGHPTDVCLRLPEPIDRATLHRLVTAAQDRLTAAGLRPGGAAALRLPPSLAYVVNLLATWRAGGQAILLDHRLTDHEVDRALARLTPQVVVAPLRTGGGALKIFVDVTEGVTRYADRPAVSGHAVIQLSSGSTGPSKVIGRTAADLVAEVHRYTRIDGVALPGERIILLPSMVHVLGLVGGLLYGLHAGVELVPPERLSGDAVLAAITADTTPATVLGVPFHIGLLASTRPARPLPQLRRMTTGGELVPAAVARAFTDRYGVPLGNMYGMTEVGVIGTDLYGAHRPSITPAPGIEVRESGGELWVSCPASPYVGLSDPSRWSDGWLHTRDAGTVDEDTGLVTVRGRLDSQVSVGGMKVDLTEVEATVAGLTGVAAAVVLWDDGITAYVQPDGPLSEDTLDKLLAERLAGYKRPRALHLLDQLPRTTTGKLVRSIDVLRSAVNP
- a CDS encoding M55 family metallopeptidase, translating into MKVLISVDLEGISGIVHPAETNPDRYDYERGRALMTAEANAVIAGVLDAEPDAVVWVADAHGTFRNILPEDLDRRAYLVRGKPRPLGMLAGLDEHTDAVLLVGYHARAGAGPAVLAHTISDAILDVRVAGRSLGEIGLNVAMAGHLDAPVVLLSGDDTACTEFSELVPSAITVAVKQTLGQAAAVALHPQEARERLRHAAAEAIARRASVSPTKLAGPLDVEVDLYGPYMVDLATLVPGVTRVGGGRTVAFHAVDFAEAYRLVQLLVQLASIKPS
- a CDS encoding antibiotic biosynthesis monooxygenase family protein, whose product is MSDKRARVVFLVRVPAPRTEQFLAAYEQVRHLVAGGVPGHLVDQVCRSATDPEQWLITSEWASLADFEDWERSPEHRELVRPMRECFTDARSLRFHIHAQTPALP
- a CDS encoding beta-ketoacyl synthase N-terminal-like domain-containing protein, with protein sequence MSAEVARAVVTGIGVVAPSGIGADAHWRTVLAGTRRTGPITLFDPSGYPTRFGGEVPGFTADSYADSRQLVQTDRWTHLGFAATRLALADAGLPDRAPDPYGYAMTLASSSGGNLFGQRELQRLWGGTSRTVGAYQSIAWFYAASVGQLSIHHQFKGPSGVLVAEAAGGLDSLAHAARAVRRGTPVVIAGATECPLSPYALACQLRSGLLSDVADPERAYRPFDATASGYLPAEGGAVFVVEELGHALARGARVYGEVSGWGSTHDAAHTTAESSGDPAQYARAMRLALDRAGVAAAGIDVVLPDALGVRRYDRSEAEALRAVFADRPPPVTTQKPLTGRAYQGGSALDVATALLAFAHDTLPASAGPDEVAEGCELDFLREHRRPRSRLALVCARGFDGFNSALVLRGAAPMRGEAS